The following are encoded together in the Bifidobacteriaceae bacterium genome:
- a CDS encoding DUF4921 family protein, translated as MAPWMREPEYVDILADGTVKQLNPFTGTEVWTVAGRGHRPLGVSERQPESLDPAREDAYCVFCPRRHTDTPPEKARLVLPAPDPSGRPGGPWPTLLLTGAEDLDQTTAEFRRIPNLFEILSFDYWHANYGYELPADLARHAEAYVASPAGRTHMVKLLTAKLTAAGQAPAGPLTTKQLTDAAGAFLASGHDVIVGRRHFIDNALDDSQLAGAGTLSPEEHRQFIGFTMQAMTDLYRRNRYVRYVSVFQNWLKPAGASLDHLHKQLVAIDEHGAQYELAQEALRENPEIFNERAVNYAAYKNLVIAENDHAIAFAGFGHRYPTIELFSKSEAPDPWNHQPEELAGVADLLHAMHAATGTAIPTNEEWHTRPVDAKLPTPWRIMLKWRISTLAGFEGATKIYLNTIDPYALRDLVVPKLFALRAEGRIAPEIRIATEASCRPNPLRYTANRGEPLF; from the coding sequence ATGGCCCCCTGGATGCGCGAGCCGGAGTATGTCGACATTTTGGCCGATGGCACGGTCAAGCAGCTGAACCCGTTCACCGGCACGGAGGTCTGGACCGTGGCGGGGCGGGGCCACCGGCCGCTCGGCGTGAGCGAGCGCCAGCCGGAATCGCTGGATCCCGCCCGCGAGGACGCGTACTGCGTCTTTTGCCCCCGCCGCCACACCGACACCCCTCCGGAGAAGGCCCGCCTGGTCCTGCCTGCGCCGGATCCGTCCGGGCGGCCCGGCGGCCCTTGGCCCACCCTCCTCCTGACCGGCGCGGAGGACCTGGACCAGACCACGGCCGAGTTCCGCCGCATCCCAAACCTGTTCGAGATTCTCTCCTTCGACTACTGGCACGCCAACTACGGCTACGAATTGCCAGCCGACCTGGCCCGCCACGCGGAGGCCTACGTCGCCAGCCCGGCGGGTCGAACCCACATGGTCAAGCTCTTGACGGCCAAGCTGACGGCGGCGGGCCAGGCACCGGCCGGGCCGCTGACGACCAAGCAGTTGACGGACGCGGCGGGGGCCTTCCTGGCCTCCGGCCATGACGTCATAGTGGGCAGGCGCCACTTCATCGACAACGCACTGGACGACTCCCAGCTGGCGGGCGCCGGCACGCTGTCCCCCGAGGAGCACCGCCAATTCATCGGCTTCACCATGCAAGCCATGACCGACCTTTACCGCCGCAACCGGTACGTCCGCTACGTGTCGGTGTTTCAGAACTGGCTCAAACCCGCCGGAGCCTCCCTGGACCACCTGCACAAGCAGCTGGTGGCGATCGACGAGCACGGCGCCCAATACGAACTGGCCCAAGAGGCGCTGCGGGAGAACCCCGAGATTTTCAACGAGCGCGCGGTCAACTACGCCGCGTATAAGAACCTGGTCATAGCCGAGAACGACCACGCCATCGCCTTCGCCGGCTTTGGGCACCGCTACCCCACCATCGAGTTGTTCTCCAAGTCCGAGGCCCCCGACCCGTGGAACCACCAGCCGGAGGAGTTGGCGGGGGTGGCCGACCTGCTGCACGCCATGCACGCCGCCACCGGCACCGCCATCCCGACCAACGAGGAGTGGCACACCCGCCCGGTGGACGCCAAGCTGCCGACCCCTTGGCGCATCATGCTGAAATGGCGCATCTCGACCCTGGCCGGTTTCGAGGGCGCGACCAAGATCTACCTCAACACGATCGACCCGTACGCGTTGCGGGACCTGGTGGTGCCGAAACTCTTCGCGCTCCGCGCCGAGGGCCGGATCGCCCCGGAGATCAGGATCGCCACCGAGGCGTCCTGCCGCCCCAACCCCCTCCGCTACACCGCCAACCGGGGCGAGCCGCTGTTTTAG